TGGTGGCAAGAGGATTCATTTGTCTTTGGTGGCAAATCCTAGTCACTTGGAAGCTGTCAATCCGGTTGTTGTTGGGAAAACTCGTGCCAAACAGTATTACTCAAATGATTTGGATAGAACCAAGAACATGGGTGTGTTGATTCATGGAGATGGAAGTTTTGCTGGACAGGGTGTGGTCTATGAAACTCTGCATTTAAGTGCTCTTCCAAATTACTCCACTGGTGGGACTATTCACATTGTGTTTAACAACCAGGTTGCATTTACAACTGATCCAACGTCGGGCAGGTCCTCACAGTATTGCACTGATGTTGCCAAAGCTTTGGATGCTCCCATCTTTCATGTGAATGGTGATGATGTGGAAGCAGTTGTTCATGCATGTGAACTTGCTGCTGAGTGGCGCCAGACTTTCCACTCTGATGTGGTTGTCGACTTGGTGTGTTATCGTCGATTTGGCCACAATGAGATTGATGAACCATCATTCACTCAGCCTAAGATGTACAAGGTTCGcccttttgttttgtttttcttctttttgtgtgcATATTGCTTTGTTACTAGCTAATCAATTGCAACGTGTTTGGGTTGATAGGTAATCCGAAGCCATCCATCAACTCTTGAGATCTACGAGAAGAAGCTTTTGGAGTCAGGGGAGCTGTCACAAGAAGAAATTGATAAGATACACAAGAAGGTCACATCCATTCTAAATGAAGAATTTTTGGCTAGCAAAGAATACATTCCAAAAAGAAGAGATTGGCTTTCAGCATATTGGCTTGGTTTCAAGTCCCCTGAACAGCTTTCACGTATCCGAAACACTGGGtacaacaaatttatattctttatgttcttatatttttcatttttgaactAAAATGCTGAAGGCTGGCCTATCCAATGCAGTGTGAAACCAGAGATCTTGAAAAATGTTGGGAAAGCAATCACGACCATCCCTGAACATTTCACACCTCATAAAGCTGTGAAGAGGATTTATGAACAACGAGCTCAAATGATTGAAACTGGGGAAGATATTGACTGGGGATTTGCTGAGGCACTTGCTTTTGCCACCTTGCTTATTGAAGGCAACCATGTTCGATTAAGTGGTCAGGATGTTGAAAGAGGAACTTTTAGTCATCGGCATGCCGTGGTTCATGATCAGAAAACAGGGGATAAATATTGCCCCCTTGACCATGTTATAATGAACCAAGATGAAGAGATGTTTACTGTTAGCAATAGGTAATATTTCTTCtatttacataaaattaattatgttgcCTCTTTCTGCTTTTTACTTCTGCCACAGTCATCCATGAGGCTTAAGCTTGACCATTTTTGGATTAATACGTTACAGTTAACTTGGTAATGGTCGGATGTTATGGATGTTTTAGACTTCCAAATCTATGTTTGCCGTGCCTTATTGTTCTAATTGTGTTTCATTGATTGATCCTAGTCCCGCCCCGCCCCGCCTTAAATAGTTGAATAATATGTATTGCTTTCAACCGCCCCGCCCCCTCCCacatctttattttttacttttggctttattgttaataaattattaaggCGATCAATCATTTAGGAATGTCATATGGATCACTcaatattgatttaaaaatggCATTTCCTATcttattaattacaaataattacatTTGATATGGAACTTTTTGTAAACCATCAGCAATTTTTTTTGAACTGTTTCTTTGCTAATATACTTAGTTTTATAACCTCTAATGTGCTTTGTATTCATGACTTTGTTCTTCAAGTGTTAAACACTTCTTATGTGCCTTCTGGATGTCATGGTtgaatcttaaaataatataaaagtggCAGTATAATCCACTTGTTACATTAAAACCTTGTTAAGAGTTACAAACAGAGAAAAACAAATgcttgttatttatatttaatccatgatttataattttcagtttttggttcttatctatttttttttttaaaactatgcAGCTCTCTTTCTGAGTTTGGTGTTCTTGGATTTGAATTGGGCTACTCAATGGAAAATCCCAATTCATTGATAATTTGGGAGGCTCAGTTTGGTGATTTTGCTAATGGTGCCCATGTGATATTTGACAATTTCTTGGCTTCTGGTGAGGCTAAGTGGCTCCGTCAGACTGGCCTTGTTGTGTTACTTCCTCATGGTTATGATGGCCAGGGTCCAGAGCATTCAAGTGCAAGATTGGAACGCTTTCTTCAGGTTCTTCTTTGTGAATCTATGGTCTAATATATTATGTGAATACTTTTGACCTTTTGTCCCATCTTCTTGAATGGGAATCTGCTTGCCAACTTTAGCTATTGTTTGCCCTTGCACTTGATTGTGTTGGATATTTTGGTTGATTAGATTGATGACAAAAAATAGTGGTGGTTCTAGGGCATACTATAATTTACATGGTGTGCTTTGAGATTGATATGTGAACTTGAAATAAGTGACACTGATATAAACGTTAATGTTGTGTGTTTAAGATTCAATTGCAAGGTATGAGACTTAAGTTTTATAGTGGAGGTATGGGATTCTAGTTTTGTTGACAAGTCCTTGGGCTTTTCAACTATGATGACCAACTTTTGTGCTGTGGTTCTCCCAAGGTTCTTATCAGTATGCATCTTCTTATTGTTTTGTGTTGACACTATAAATACTCGTTGTGCATAGTTACAGTAGTATGTGAGGGATACTTTGTTTTGAGAACGAAAATGGAAagatagaaaattgaaaaaaaaaattggatagATAGGATGTGCTGagtaaatatgtatattttttattctgagCGAAATATGAAAGAAAGTGGAGAAAAAGTAAATTTCTGTTCTTTGTTTGGTtgcaaaaaaaggaaaaaagaaaatataaattaaaaaaatagtatgcattgaaaatattttataaaaattgtattaattaggaaaaaaagaaaaagtggagGAAGGTAAGTATGGAAATAGAAATTTGGAACTCCCTACTTTCTCAGGAACCTGCTATAAACCAAACAAATTGACCAGAAACTCCTTCTCATTTCGCCTTTCTATTAATCTCATTGTTAATAATGTTGTTGAACTAAAAAGAGGAGTAatcattttgtgaaatttagaTTGTTGGGTAAACAAGCAATTAACATAAACAATGCTATCTTGGTTTGCCAATTTTGAAACTGCTTTCTAGTCTTGTTGTATGTGCTCCATCTCCCTATTTTATCTGAATGTCGTTGAAATAACAAATGTTCACTAATTTCATGGCAGATGGCTGATGACAACCCTCATGTTATCCCTGAGATGGATCCAACTCTTCGGAAACAGATTCAAGAGTGTAACTTGCAGATTGTGAATGTCACAACTCCTGCTAATTTTTTCCATGTTCTAAGGAGGCAGGTTGGTACAataaattgagtttttttttttttgtaataaatagtGCCGAAGCCCAAAAAAGTAAAGTAGCATTGGTTGTACTGTGGGTGATTGTTGACTTTGACCTTCATGCTCCTTGCCATCTGATCTGTTTCCTGTGTGGAGAGCCCTTGATTTTTCATCATAAGGAGAGCTTTGTTGTCCTCTTATATAGTAACAATGATTCGATTTAATGGTCGCTTGTTCACTTAAATATATGATCCTTATTTCCTCATAATCTGCTGCTTGTGTTTTTGCAGGTACATAGAGAATTCCGTAAACCTCTCATTGTTATGTCCCCTAAGAACCTGCTTCGTAGTAAGGTTTGTAGATCAAATTTATCTGAGTTTGATGACGTCCAAGGCCACCCAGGTTTTGACAAACAGGGAACAAGATTTAAGCGTCTCATAAAAGACCAAAACTATCCCTCAGATGTTGAGGAGGGTATTAGGAGATTAGTTCTTTGCTCTGGAAAGGTATGTGTGTGTTACTTGCCGGAAACCAGTTTTTATTATCAACTTCAATGGTTTCTAAGGTCTCTAATCTGGTGGATTTTATTAAAACCATATTTAAGTCGTACTTCAATTACATGCTTTTTGAAATTATAGAATGCAACTATCTCTTGCAGGTTTACTATGAACTTGATGAACACAGAACTAAGGTTGAAGCAAAGGATGTTGCAATATGTAGGGTGGAACAGCTTTGTCCTTTCCCTTACGACCTTGTCCAACGAGAGCTTAAACGATATCCAAGTATGTATCTGTAGAAGTAGAAAAATTCCCTTCagattatgatttttttttatttcctataTTGAAGGCCTGAATGGGGTGTAATTTGTATTTTGTCTGGGACCTAATTTTCTTGCTTGTGCTTCTTTTGTAGGCACTGTTTGAATTTCCTAATTTCATTGTTGAGtcttttaataaatagtttCACCCAGAGAGagataattttacattttactgTTAAGTAGGCCTAACCATTTTGCAATAGGGGGGTATATCTGTTTTTCGACCCTTTTAgaaagatttgattttgttagaCTCGTTATTATTTGTGAATAAATCATATATTCTCTGTTTTGATTCTTATATAGATGCTGAAGTTGTTTGGTGTCAAGAAGAGCCAATGAACATGGGTGGATACACTTACGTTTTGCCCCGACTTGTATCTTCAATGAAAGCTGTGAATAGAGGAGGTTATGATGATGTGAAATATATTGGTCGTGCTCCATCTGCAGCCACAGCCACTGGTTTCCTCAAGGTTCACCAGAAGGAGCAGACTGAGATTGCTGAGAAAGCCCTTCAACAGGAACCAATTGATTTCCCTTACTGAAAACCCCTTTGCACATGATATGATGATGCATCCATCTTTTTTCAAGTCATAATAATGCATTTGATTTACTTTATCCACATAAGAGTGGAAGGAAGGTGACTTCATGCATTTGCTTGAGTTTTGACATTTTGTTTTTTGCTTCCTCACAAAGTGTCAGCTTAGCTAAATTTCAATATATTCATATGctcaaacatttttattttattgccaAGAGATACGCAAAGGTGGTTTCCTTACTGCTTGTACTGAGGCTTTGatatttatactttttgttATACTGTAATTTGGAGATGGATcttcaataattttttgacaATGTAATTTCACTTTCCAGCGGCATGCCTTGGCAGTATAGCCTCGGGATCATGATCAAATTAGTTTTTCCCCTCAATTGTTTTCTTTACACCCCAGATTCAAAATCAACTTTGATATGGTTCTTGAATCAATTTGAGTTCACCTTCTACGTATCTTTATCTGATAATCTACTCTGATCGAACTGTTGTGGTTATTGTATTTTGCTATGAAGTTAGATAACGTTGGTTTCTAATTCAACCATTGGGGATCTGCAACAATTTACCAGAACAACCTTAGAAGGTTTTTATGTGCTACAATCAAGTTTAGCTTTTGTGCTCttcaatttcaaaagaaaatctCTAGTTCAGAAAATAGAAGAGATTGAAAATCGAGTATGGGTTAGTAAAATCCTTTATACAATATGAACTCTCACTAAATTTGTGGCTGTGAgattgataatatataaatcttATCTCATGTTTCTAATAGACAATAAGTCAGGCTTATCTAACACGTATCGAGAAACAAATATACAATTTGAATATTACCTCGTTAATTTTTTGGAAAAGAACGTTGATACTGTCATGGCATAAGGTTTGAGCTGTAGTTCATAATGTTTACGCTGGGtcgttaactttatttaaaactttactTCCAATATAAGGATTtaacaattacaaaaataaatattactttgATGCATCATCgagtaataattacaataaacaTACATTAATTTTGTCACTTAAATCACtcgtttttaattttagattaataaGTCGATGAGTCGCactgataaatatttaaataaagctTTCTTAGTTTTAGAAGCCAATGTATCAACGTTTTACATtttcgtgaaaaaaaaaatgatggttTATTTTGGTTTGGTACAAACTTCTGGGATTAACTATGATAGAACGTTAGATGCATGCATATACCTAAAGCAATAAATAGTTAAAGCTCAACGCCAGACAAACAAAGAACTGATAGTCAAATTTCCACAGGTAACATGAATATACCCTTTCCTCTCCCATGTAATAATCTCTATTCAACTTCATACATAGTATAGATGGGATGGGTTACCACCCGCAAAATTGACATGAAATCTCTTAAAAGATTCACTAAGGAACATGGCTtgcaagcaatttaacaaaggTGTGACAAGACATCAGCAGATTGTGATGGAAAGAATGACAGCGAACCACGAAAGACATCTTCATtgccataaacaaaacaatcaAGTTCCTACAAGAAGCATCGGCTAAAACTTCCCAATTTTAAACAGTCTTCTAAACTATCAAGCTGCCAACCACTCACTATGAACAGATTACATATCTACCACTGTTCTGAGCTTTCAAGAAGAAAATTTAACTTAAGATGGAATTATCACTTCATCCTTTCCATAAATACGTTGAAGCTCCCGAGTAGCAGCTTGGTATGATGCTGATAAGGGGGAAACAGATTAGAAGTAGAAAGATTGAGGAATTTGTGTTGTATTTATGTCGAAACATATGGATAATTGAAGCAAAGTCAAGGTCATCCAcgtgttatttattattaacaataacTAAGCAAACTGAAGAAAACTCTTGTTTTGTTACCTTTCCATCCTCGAAAGTTCTTTTGGTTGATGGTAGAGCCAGTCACATTTTGAATTGCATCAAAAAGCATCTCCTGAGGAGTATTTTTCAGTTCTTGAACAACAGCATAGATGGTTTTTCCATTCTCGAAGTATATGTGATTATTGGGGTGTTTTGTCTTGGCACCGGCATGACGCTCAAACTCATATGCATTAAGAGCCTTCatgataaaatttaacatatgaGCACAATCACTTCTGTTATGCAGATTACCAGAATGTAAGTGATTTGAAATGCCAACCTTTGACTGCTTGCAGTCATCACATGAACACAAGTAACCAGTTCCTTTTATGATTCCTTTAAGACTTTTCTGGCAAGCATATTCTTGAAACTGTTAAAACGAAATACAAAGTACAAAAACCCAGAAATTaagttagaaaaaattaaaacagacTTTACCTCCCGTGACCATGAAACATATTTCACCTGGACACCATCAAAAATACCGGTTGACAGCAAACTTTTGACATTTGAAGGGAAGTTGTTCGTAGGAGCCTTCTTGGTTGTTGTCTTAGGCTCTTTGTTCTTAACAACATTATCATTTTTAGTATTGAGTTTTGGAATGCTATTTACAAGTGATTCAGTGTTTGTTTCAGTCAGATCATTCTGACCATCCAAAACTTGAGCTGAGTTTTGGTTTCCTATCAACAGATCATAGCCACTGATGATTCCACCAGAGGGATTTGCTTCAGGGTCATCATGAAAACCTCCAAAAGATATTGTACCGCTCTGACCCTTATGGTGATTTTGACCCACAGGTAAAGAACTGGAATCTCCTCTGTCATATGATGGAAGTGTTGATGCAATATTTGAATCCACCTTCTCATATGCTGAACCCATTGATATTAAATGATCGGTACCCTTGTCATAAGGAGCAACAGTAATAAAATTCTCTCCTGATTTACCATAGGTTGGACCAATTGATATAAAGCTCTCATGC
This region of Vigna unguiculata cultivar IT97K-499-35 chromosome 5, ASM411807v1, whole genome shotgun sequence genomic DNA includes:
- the LOC114184238 gene encoding uncharacterized protein LOC114184238, with the protein product MSYQHKSFWMPRDAGCMAEENVGYENSSRIEPKRSHQWFMDTGEPEMFSSKKQAVEDVSGRPISGVSHVNVSQWDTNSGFHSVTGQFSDRLFGSDLARTVNLVDKNVPSIVSGNINMGRKDFEHQYGNDPSVGLSISHSIADPSSCLNFGGIRKVKVNQVRDSDNCMPSASMGHSYSREDDSTISVGAGYNKNDGNISLGPTYNNRGDNTIGMGTRISSKTDDNLLSVAHNFNKGDGGFMLMGHNYGKGDESILSMGQPFDKGDGNFISMGQSYEKEDGNLISLGTSYSKGHESFISIGPTYGKSGENFITVAPYDKGTDHLISMGSAYEKVDSNIASTLPSYDRGDSSSLPVGQNHHKGQSGTISFGGFHDDPEANPSGGIISGYDLLIGNQNSAQVLDGQNDLTETNTESLVNSIPKLNTKNDNVVKNKEPKTTTKKAPTNNFPSNVKSLLSTGIFDGVQVKYVSWSREKSLKGIIKGTGYLCSCDDCKQSKALNAYEFERHAGAKTKHPNNHIYFENGKTIYAVVQELKNTPQEMLFDAIQNVTGSTINQKNFRGWKASYQAATRELQRIYGKDEVIIPS
- the LOC114185835 gene encoding 2-oxoglutarate dehydrogenase, mitochondrial-like; the protein is MAWFRAGTSIAKHAIRRTLSKGGSTYLVSRARILPSSSTSSHGRSFHSTVFKSKAQAAPIPRAVPLSKLTDSFLDGTSSVYLEELQRAWEADPNSVDESWDNFFRNFVGQASTSPGISGQTIQESMRLLLLVRAYQVNGHMKAKLDPLNLESREIPEDLDPALYGFSEADLDREFFLGVWRMAGFLSENRPVQTLRSILTRLEQAYCGSIGYEYMHIADRHKCNWLRDKIETPTLTQFNRDRREAIFDRLAWSSLFENFLATKWTSAKRFGLEGGETLIPGMKEMFDRASDLGVESIVIGMAHRGRLNVLGNVVRKPLRQIFCEFSGGLQPEGEVGLYTGTGDVKYHLGTSYDRPTRGGKRIHLSLVANPSHLEAVNPVVVGKTRAKQYYSNDLDRTKNMGVLIHGDGSFAGQGVVYETLHLSALPNYSTGGTIHIVFNNQVAFTTDPTSGRSSQYCTDVAKALDAPIFHVNGDDVEAVVHACELAAEWRQTFHSDVVVDLVCYRRFGHNEIDEPSFTQPKMYKVIRSHPSTLEIYEKKLLESGELSQEEIDKIHKKVTSILNEEFLASKEYIPKRRDWLSAYWLGFKSPEQLSRIRNTGVKPEILKNVGKAITTIPEHFTPHKAVKRIYEQRAQMIETGEDIDWGFAEALAFATLLIEGNHVRLSGQDVERGTFSHRHAVVHDQKTGDKYCPLDHVIMNQDEEMFTVSNSSLSEFGVLGFELGYSMENPNSLIIWEAQFGDFANGAHVIFDNFLASGEAKWLRQTGLVVLLPHGYDGQGPEHSSARLERFLQMADDNPHVIPEMDPTLRKQIQECNLQIVNVTTPANFFHVLRRQVHREFRKPLIVMSPKNLLRSKVCRSNLSEFDDVQGHPGFDKQGTRFKRLIKDQNYPSDVEEGIRRLVLCSGKVYYELDEHRTKVEAKDVAICRVEQLCPFPYDLVQRELKRYPNAEVVWCQEEPMNMGGYTYVLPRLVSSMKAVNRGGYDDVKYIGRAPSAATATGFLKVHQKEQTEIAEKALQQEPIDFPY